A stretch of Onychomys torridus chromosome 2, mOncTor1.1, whole genome shotgun sequence DNA encodes these proteins:
- the Mrps15 gene encoding 28S ribosomal protein S15, mitochondrial, producing MLRAAWRSLSSVRAHAVAQAPVSALRGGGSASLALARCGLQPPSLLHAVRAYAIQKPVQPNQDDEPPPSTFIREYKDIIPRMEKVDDVVKRVLSLEMANKKEKLKIKQEQWISKISKNPEDSRTLEARVVALTVKIRSYEEHMQKHRKDKAHKRHLLMSIDQRKKMLKLLRQTNYDVFEKACRELGVEYTLPPLHFQKVHRRILAKKALCTRVFQEVQKQKKQRRALKAAAVAAKKQSSQGVPENPTQTLQEVTKEN from the exons ATGCTGCGGGCGGCGTGGCGCTCGCTGAGCTCCGTTCGTGCTCATGCAGTGGCACAGGCGCCGGTGTCTGCACTGCGGGGCGGAGGAAGCGCCAGTCTGGCCTTAGCACGCTGCGGCCTGCAGCCTCCGA GTCTCCTGCATGCTGTCCGTGCATACGCCATCCAGAAACCAG TCCAGCCCAACCAAGATGATGAGCCACCCCCTTCCACATTCATCAGAGAATACAAGGACATCATCCCCAGAATGGAGAA GGTTGATGATGTTGTGAAAAGAGTCTTGTCTTTGGAAATGGCCAACAAG AAAGAGAAGTTAAAAATCAAGCAAGAACAATGGATAAGCAAGATTTCAAAAAACCCTGAGGATTCCAGAACCTTGGAGGCTCGAG TTGTTGCCTTGACTGTCAAGATCCGCAGTTACGAAGAACATATGCAGAAACATCGAAAG GACAAAGCTCACAAACGCCATTTGCTGATGAGCATCGACCAAAGGAAAAAGATGCTCAAACTCCTCCGGCAGACCAACTACGATGTCTTCGAAAAGGCATGCAGAGAGCTGGGGGTGGAATATACCTTACCCCCTTTGCACTTCCAGAAGGTCCACCGCCGCATCCTTGCCAAGAAGGCCCTGTGCACTCGG GTTTTCCAGGAGGTgcagaaacaaaagaagcaaagaagGGCCTTAAAAGCTGCTGCAGTGGCTGCCAAAAAACAAAGCAGCCAGGGAGTGCCAGAGAACCCTACCCAAACCCTACAAGAGGTGACCAAAGAAAACTAA